ACAATAGACGAGCAGTAAACATGCAGACTGGCAGTGTTgagctgccatctagtggctttctggaaacatgtttttcttaaaaGCCAAAGCTTTtgagaaaaacatgtttcacatttttcccTTTTGTGTTTCCACTGGCTTCTCTCCGGGAGGCACACTGGGCACGGCTTGTGGTGCATTTGCCCACGGCAGGTTTATAATAGTTTGAGCCCTTAAGTTTTCTACAAAGACACTAAGACATTGGTATGAAGTTAAACATCAGTGGGAAACTTTCAGCTGCTGAGGGTTACACTTTCTCAGGGGCATCCGCTTCTGATCTGGGACAGGaagtcactgtttttgttttttcagcactGAGGCTTGTAAACAGCTTTGAAGGGCAGGTTTAAATGAGCAGCGAGCCTCCTTGTGTCAAACAGCCAGTTTAAACAGGCGGTGATCTGCTGAAAAGGCCTGCCAGGCTTTTTTAACCTGGCCTGTGACGTACATGGGATGAAACAGGATCTAATATTAAACCTTAAAAACTAGCTGCTGTAGACCTATTCTGCTCATGCCTGCTCCATTTATATTGCTGGTCTGAAATGGAATAGCTTTGCATGCCTTTTGTTCACCAGTGCAGTGCTGGTGCTGGAACGCAATCCCAAAACCttccaccaaaacaaaaagtctgCAGCAGTAACTAGCACCACCACAGCACAGggcaaacagctgcagaagcTGCAGTTCCAGCAGTGAGTCGGTCCCCGTAGACTCTACAGTAAccgttacagcagaaataaacatttttacagcCTGACACAAAAACAGGATTTGGCCTCTGAGGCGGAGGATGATTGCTTCATCTGGGGCTGAAAGTTCAGGGTTTGAACGCCATCGTAGGAATGTATATATGactgagaaaaaggaaaagcagaatATGTCCACTGTAACCTGTGAGTGCATCTTTGTCTGTAAGGTAACGTTTGCACCTTCCTGCTGCGTGTAAAGGTGAAGCTGTCGTGTTTCATGAGCTCGGAAACTTTCAGAACCGTCACAAAATCCTCTCTATTAACTCCACGTGCTGCAGGGTAAAAGGTGTTTGGACACTTTATCCGGCTGATGAACAGTGAGCTGCACGTAAGATAGACCAGCacttatatttgtattttacattattttgtgGTATAAACTGATTATCATGGTTATATAAGGatgataaacagtttttatttggcTCCACAGTTTAGTgaacctgcagaggaaaccaGTGATTTTAATGCTCACCGGCACCAACACATGGAGAGTGATGAAGTATTTCTTGATAAGCTTGTAATCATGCAGTTAGTGAATACATAGCGTATAATAGACCCTACATGTGTTCTGTGCAGACGTATACACCTATATACAGCATGACTCCCTCCCTCTGTCCAGCTTAACAAAGACCTGATGCATCCGTGCGTTCCCTCTGAAAGTCCGTCCTTCATCCTGCTGCAGAAAGtcactttagaaaaaaaaaaaactttccatgAAGATCTTTCTCCTCGCTGTGGTTCCATGTTTCCAGCTTGTGGAGAGGAtggtgagaggaggagagggcacACAAGAGGACGAGCAACTCCTCAAAGAAGCCGCCTTGAACGTTTCCCCAAactgaagatttaaaaaaacaaagaaaactgtaaGTCACTGACAGCGAGCGATGTGAGGCAGCGAGCTCAGTTTACATCTGATAAACTACATTTAAAGCACGGGTTTCAAACATGAGGTTCAGGGGCCATAAAAAGCCCACATCATTCATCAGTGTGATGTGGCTCAGAGGTGTGCAGCAGTCCTGACTGCTCCTGATGAGGTCTGCAGGTCTGATATGTAAACTCCACAGCTCCTCTGCAGGATTCAGGTCTGGCAAATCTGAGGGTTGGCCGGTGACAACGCCAATCATCAATAATCTACAACTGCTTGCATGACCACATGAAGCTGGCCAGTGAAGACTGTCCCGCAGGAGTAACGCACCACCCACTTCATGGTGGTACCTAACAGCATTCAGGGTGCTGTCGGCTAACAGGTGGAGGTCTGCGCGGTCCTCCCTGACCATCGCTGACCCACCCAGTCGTGACAGGTGTCGACAGCAGAAGAGTCACCGTGGCGTCTGCAGACTCTTTCGTGTCTGTTGCACGTGCTCAGTGTGAACCTGCTTCCATCTCTGAGCACACCGCAGGCCCACAGCAGTGGTGGACCTGCCAGTGCTGGTTTTCTGGACAGAGCTGTGCTGTGAGCACAGGATCAGGTGTTCTTACAGCATAAAATCTGAAGTATTAATGTCATGTAGTGCTCTCTAAATGTTCCTCGAGATGTTATTATGTTATTTTGAAGATCTCCCGCCTGAGTGCAGCCATCTAACGAGAGGCGCTTGTAAAGCCTGGGGTCACCAGACTGATTCAAAACACATAATTACTGGaatatttcagtttcattatTAATTTATGTAAAAGTAAAATCAGACTTCAGTAAAATGATGAGAAAAGTAAAGCAAGACCTGACCCACAGTGAGCTTTGCTGCAAATGCATGACTTATATGTTGACATGAAAATTACTTACACATGTGTTCTTATGTGTCTGCGTGATTCTTGGATGTAATCTGACTACTGCATGACCTCCTAACCCGCCCTTTTTGCATcttcttaaaatgaaaaagcaaacaaaagaaactaAATATGGAATTTCACGGTGATCGAGACCTACCCGTGCTATTCTGCCACTTGTGCACCTGCACAATTATCTTTACTTTCCGATGCTATAGCTAAATACTCCTCCCTGGAAGAAAGCGAGaaggaaaaaggagagaaacaaGAATCAGAAGATGTCAGCTCAGtgagaggaaaaggaaaatgtcATGTTGAAAACAGCAGATTGAAACAGTAGGATGGAAAAACGAGGTCGGAAGGTGAAGACAGCCCGGCGGGATTTTGGAAACAAAGTCCTGCTACTGCTCGTGTGCTTTAGGCGGTACTCACGCGCTCTCTCTCAGAGCTTCCTCTCCTGCAGCCGAGATCTTCCTGTAGCAGTAAATCATCTCAACCAAGAGCCAGAGCTGCAGCCCGATGATGGAGACGTACATCATCACCTCAGACAGGATGGACGCCATTCCCCGGGTAACTAGAGACACACACAGGGTTAATTTGGGTGTTTATGCAATACGAGTTTTACAAAGATACGACTCCTGGATTTAAAATCATAATTTCCTGAACTTCACATGGTTCAAAAATCTTCAATTGTCTTGATTCGATCTTAGTTCATCCTccctctgaaacaagctgttttaactCCACCTGACCCTCTATGACATCATAAAGAtccaagagaagaaaaaaagtgtctgAAAATGAGTGTTTAACTCGTAATCTTTCTTTTACTTAAGCATAGACTGACCTCATTACTGAGAGGAGACCCCCAGGCCGAATCAGGACCCCGGAGAGCTCATGTCTCTCATCTTTGTTAGGAAGGGAATTTATAAAGGATGCGCTTAACCTGTAAAGCCAAGTGCATCATCATCTTCTACATCATcaatatcatttttttaaaattagattaCATGATGCAATAACCGTTTTCTCTGTATGGTTGCAGGTCTTTACCTACAATATGAATCACTTTGTGATGTGATGCTGCAACGTATTTTAAACCAGCGTCACGTTCAAAGCCGCTGACGTGGCTCATTTACACACAAAGTGTCCTTTGGCGGTGAACTGAGTGGTGACATCACTGAGACGGGGTGTTGCTCGCCATTTTTCAACATCCGGGGCTGCTGTTTTGGAAGGGTGTGCTGCTCTCTCCCAGAGGAGGAAAGTGACGAATAATCTGTTAAATACTAGTTTGCTTAAAAAGATGCACCAACAGAGTGTTGTACTGACACCCGACACAGCACACAGACAGATGTCTGTGTGTTGTGTCGGGTTTACTACACGCCAAGTGATCGTATCTGCCGGATAATGGCATTTAACACAGCCAGCATGTCCAGTTCAGTAACTCTGGTTAGTGTGAGAAATGAGGCCCATCTCAGAACTCATGTAAAAATTAGTAAACCAGAACAGGAAGTATGAGTCAGTTTTGAGTTCAGTGCTTACGCCGTGCAACCACATTAATGGTGATGTTCTTCTCTATGGTCTTTTCGTAGTCGTAGTTGCTGTATTTGAGGGTCCGGCTAAATTTGCATTTGTAGGTTCCAGTGTCATTGTAGGTCACGTTGAGGATGTAGATGGAGCCATCCTGCAGGTCCGTGGTATGCTTGCTGCCGTTCCAGGCCAGACGCTCGTAGAAACGTGGGTCAATGATCTCGCCGCGTGCATCCTCATAAATGTACAGCTGGAAGAGGAGGCGGAGGAGGGAAAGACATCATTTTACACTTCTTGTGTGTTTCTCTACCTGTTCTTGGATTGGATTGACGTTCTTTGTTGTGAAATCATATTTATTTACAGGCTTCACATGAAATCACTCTAATCATTTCATTACACAGAAGACTCTCTGCATTTTAAAGGTTTTGGTTTTCGGAGCTATATTTGAAAGGAGAGTGTAGAGTGCTGCTCTGGCCATCGCCCAACACAAGCCTGATTAGAAAACTGCATCCATAAACTACACAGGTGCAacctgggtgtcatctgcatagcagtgtaaatgtatgctatgtcttctaatgatactgcctaagagaagcatgtataatgtaaagagaattggtcctagcactgaaccctgtggaactccataacgCTCGAACGCTCACTGAggaggacaagcacagagatgagtccactgtcagaggccataagaagatcatttgtaaccttcactgaagctgtttctgtgctgtgatgagctctgaaacctgactgaaactcttcaaataagcctctgcagatgatctcaGTCCAATCTTTCATATGTGTTGATGCAtgttcaa
The DNA window shown above is from Astatotilapia calliptera chromosome 11, fAstCal1.2, whole genome shotgun sequence and carries:
- the scn1ba gene encoding sodium channel, voltage-gated, type I, beta a; protein product: MSAVMELLLLLPLVLLALEAPLCHGACVEVDSDTEAVISDGFKLGCIYCKMRGEVDATATVKWSFKGSGDSDFSDLYIYEDARGEIIDPRFYERLAWNGSKHTTDLQDGSIYILNVTYNDTGTYKCKFSRTLKYSNYDYEKTIEKNITINVVARLTRGMASILSEVMMYVSIIGLQLWLLVEMIYCYRKISAAGEEALRESAEEYLAIASESKDNCAGAQVAE